In one Gossypium hirsutum isolate 1008001.06 chromosome D09, Gossypium_hirsutum_v2.1, whole genome shotgun sequence genomic region, the following are encoded:
- the LOC107891072 gene encoding transcription factor EMB1444 isoform X1, protein MANTALRQLLKSFCTNSLWKYAVLWRLRHRSPMVLTWEDGYCVYPIPRKSVESFSTDVYSNSENIPSHFEMSIRDGRYGEGYPIGLLVDHMPHLKYAWGEGFVGKVAYTGKHCWVSYDDIFAGKANSKLVPEYPEEWLLQFASGIKTIVLVPVLPHGVLQLGSLEMVAEDLSILSCIKDRFACKNIHTQLTSSEISSPFEKLEASSSALMGPLNSKDSNAVNSVEPNKLLALDHIVPLLSIQNEFKVPGIILPEILESESENRISVPPVSLSELPSPLSQSVSVDQLAIGESELFGFYCLKEELQAYPECNAYRVGECGEILDEVMNPYPAGYFLEPLDIDDADFLNFPNECELQKELGAAFERQSCEYLWESSFLSEDLFRDHVDGIEPSLSVRGGDAEYLLQAVVGHVYDGSIDIPNRYTHLMASTGQLPVSSRPQSVKSDSTPSSRLTSPSVGGAKCNASSKILTSFKSTVSMLTDAENLRKDGYYTQSRKGKKQSSVSKKRARPGDNPRPRPRDRQMIQDRLKELRELVPNGAKYSIDALLDQTVKHMLYLRSVTNQAEKLRQWVHREVSDLKNTRSSQTKDDYQTGTSWAFEIGDEQKVCPIVVEDLPYPGHLLIEMLCNEYGMFLEIAQVIRSFNLTILKGVTESCSNNTWAHFIVETSSGFHRLDIFWPLMNLLQRQRNPVSSKSER, encoded by the exons ATGGCGAATACTGCTTTAAGGCAGTTGTTGAAGAGTTTTTGCACTAATTCACTTTGGAAATATGCTGTGCTTTGGAGGCTCAGGCACCGAAGCCCCAT GGTTTTGACCTGGGAAGATGGGTATTGTGTTTATCCAATACCAAGAAAATCTGTGGAAAGTTTCTCAACTGATGTTTATTCTAACAGTGAGAATATCCCATCACACTTTGAAATGAGCATCCGTGATGGCCGTTATGGAGAAGGATACCCAATTGGCCTGTTGGTGGATCATATGCCGCATCTTAAATATGCATGGGGAGAGGG GTTTGTTGGTAAAGTAGCATATACGGGGAAGCATTGTTGGGTTTCCTATGATGATATTTTCGCTGGCAAAGCTAACTCGAAGTTAGTTCCCGAG TATCCGGAGGAATGGTTACTTCAGTTTGCATCAGGAATCAAG ACAATAGTGCTCGTACCTGTGCTTCCACATGGAGTTCTGCAGCTTGGTTCATTGGAGATG GTAGCTGAAGATTTGTCTATTCTTTCATGCATCAAAGATAGATTTGCCTGCAAGAACATTCACACCCAATTGACATCATCAGAAATATCAAGTCCTTTCGAGAAGTTAGAAGCGTCTTCAAGTGCATTGATGGGCCCACTGAACTCTAAAGATTCAAATGCTGTTAACAGTGTTGAACCAAATAAGCTTTTAGCTTTAGATCATATTGTGCCACTGTTAAGTATTCAGAATGAATTCAAGGTGCCTGGAATAATTCTCCCTGAGATTTTAGAAAGTGAGAGTGAGAATAGGATTAGTGTCCCACCAGTTAGCCTTAGTGAATTACCGTCACCACTAAGCCAATCTGTAAGTGTTGATCAGCTTGCAATAGGGGAGAGTGAACTGTTTGGTTTCTATTGCCTTAAGGAGGAATTGCAAGCTTATCCTGAATGTAATGCTTACAGAGTGGGAGAGTGCGGAGAAATCTTAGATGAAGTTATGAATCCTTACCCTGCTGGATACTTTCTTGAACCACTTGATATTGATGATGCCGATTTCCTTAATTTTCCCAATGAATGTGAATTGCAGAAAGAACTAGGAGCAGCGTTTGAAAGACAGAGCTGTGAGTATTTGTGGGAGTCATCTTTTTTGAGTGAGGATCTATTTAGAGATCACGTTGATGGCATTGAACCGTCATTGTCTGTAAGAGGAGGTGATGCAGAGTATCTGTTGCAAGCTGTGGTGGGCCATGTATATGATGGTTCTATTGATATTCCTAATAGATATACTCATCTCATGGCATCTACTGGACAGCTTCCTGTATCTTCTCGACCTCAAAGTGTAAAGAGTGATTCAACTCCATCGAGCAGACTTACATCTCCTTCTGTTGGTGGGGCCAAATGTAATGCTAGTTCTAAAATATTGACTTCTTTCAAGAGTACAGTAAGCATGTTAACTGATGCTGAGAATCTGAGAAAAGATGGCTATTACACACAATCTAGAAAAGGAAAAAAGCAGTCCAGCGTCAGCAAAAAAAGGGCTAGACCTGGTGATAACCCAAGGCCAAGGCCAAGGGATAGGCAGATGATCCAGGATCGGCTTAAGGAGCTTCGAGAACTTGTTCCAAATGGTGCTAAG TATAGCATTGATGCTCTCTTGGACCAAACTGTTAAACACATGCTGTATTTGAGGAGTGTTACCAACCAAGCTGAGAAATTGAGGCAATGGGTGCATCGTGAG GTATCTGATCTCAAGAATACAAGGTCATCTCAAACCAAAGATGATTACCAAACTGGAACAAGCTGGGCTTTTGAGATTGGAGATGAACAGAAAGTATGCCCCATCGTTGTGGAAGATCTTCCATATCCAGGACACTTGCTCATAGAG ATGCTTTGCAATGAGTACGGTATGTTTCTTGAGATTGCTCAGGTGATTAGAAGCTTTAACTTAACAATCTTGAAGGGTGTTACGGAGAGCTGTTCAAACAATACATGGGCTCATTTCATTGTGGAG ACTTCTAGTGGCTTTCACAGACTGGATATTTTCTGGCCTTTGATGAACCTTTTACAGCGTCAAAGAAACCCTGTTTCAAGCAAGAGTGAACGATGA
- the LOC107891073 gene encoding tropinone reductase homolog: protein MAGTEAGCKKQRWSLQGMAALVTGGTRGIGYATVEELATLGAVVHTCSRNQTELHERLQEWQSKGFKVSGSACDLSCRQQREKLMETVSTVFDGKLNILVNNAGTTVIKPCEGHTLEDYTTVMNTNIEAPYHLCQLAYPLLKASGNGSIVFISSVAGSMALPRLSAYSASKGAINQITKNLACEWAKDNIRTNTVSPWGVRTSITKPEADAPFVEEFLRLIAGTAMPRIGEPEEISSMVAFLCLPAASYINGQVISVDGGYTAGGCWPFQNFSFNLLSS, encoded by the exons ATGGCTGGAACAGAAGCAGGTTGTAAGAAACAAAGGTGGTCTCTTCAGGGTATGGCTGCCCTTGTCACTGGTGGAACAAGAGGCATAGG ATATGCAACTGTGGAAGAACTGGCAACACTAGGGGCAGTAGTTCATACATGTTCCAGAAACCAGACAGAACTTCATGAAAGGTTACAAGAATGGCAGAGCAAAGGGTTTAAAGTGAGTGGTTCTGCTTGTGATCTCTCTTGTAGACAGCAAAGAGAGAAGCTAATGGAGACTGTCTCAACTGTTTTTGATGGCAAACTCAACATcctt GTTAATAATGCAGGCACCACAGTGATTAAGCCTTGCGAGGGCCACACCCTGGAAGACTACACAACCGTGATGAATACCAACATTGAGGCTCCTTATCATCTTTGCCAACTTGCATATCCTTTACTTAAAGCATCAGGAAATGGAAGTATTGTGTTTATCTCCTCTGTTGCTGGTTCAATGGCTCTGCCTCGATTATCAGCTTATTCAGCATCTAAAG GAGCAATTAACCAGATTACAAAGAACTTGGCATGTGAGTGGGCAAAGGATAACATTCGGACCAATACTGTATCACCATGGGGTGTTAGAACATCGATAACAAAGCCA GAGGCGGACGCCCCTTTCGTTGAGGAATTTCTGAGGCTAATAGCTGGAACAGCAATGCCTAGGATAGGAGAACCAGAAGAGATTTCATCAATGGTGGCATTCCTTTGCCTTCCAGCTGCATCATACATTAATGGACAGGTTATTTCTGTGGATGGAGGGTATACTGCAGGTGGCTGTTGGCCATTTCAAAACTTTAGCTTTAATTTACTCAGTTCTTGA
- the LOC107891072 gene encoding transcription factor EMB1444 isoform X3, with protein sequence MANTALRQLLKSFCTNSLWKYAVLWRLRHRSPMVLTWEDGYCVYPIPRKSVESFSTDVYSNSENIPSHFEMSIRDGRYGEGYPIGLLVDHMPHLKYAWGEGFVGKVAYTGKHCWVSYDDIFAGKANSKLVPEYPEEWLLQFASGIKTIVLVPVLPHGVLQLGSLEMVAEDLSILSCIKDRFACKNIHTQLTSSEISSPFEKLEASSSALMGPLNSKDSNAVNSVEPNKLLALDHIVPLLSIQNEFKKELGAAFERQSCEYLWESSFLSEDLFRDHVDGIEPSLSVRGGDAEYLLQAVVGHVYDGSIDIPNRYTHLMASTGQLPVSSRPQSVKSDSTPSSRLTSPSVGGAKCNASSKILTSFKSTVSMLTDAENLRKDGYYTQSRKGKKQSSVSKKRARPGDNPRPRPRDRQMIQDRLKELRELVPNGAKYSIDALLDQTVKHMLYLRSVTNQAEKLRQWVHREVSDLKNTRSSQTKDDYQTGTSWAFEIGDEQKVCPIVVEDLPYPGHLLIEMLCNEYGMFLEIAQVIRSFNLTILKGVTESCSNNTWAHFIVETSSGFHRLDIFWPLMNLLQRQRNPVSSKSER encoded by the exons ATGGCGAATACTGCTTTAAGGCAGTTGTTGAAGAGTTTTTGCACTAATTCACTTTGGAAATATGCTGTGCTTTGGAGGCTCAGGCACCGAAGCCCCAT GGTTTTGACCTGGGAAGATGGGTATTGTGTTTATCCAATACCAAGAAAATCTGTGGAAAGTTTCTCAACTGATGTTTATTCTAACAGTGAGAATATCCCATCACACTTTGAAATGAGCATCCGTGATGGCCGTTATGGAGAAGGATACCCAATTGGCCTGTTGGTGGATCATATGCCGCATCTTAAATATGCATGGGGAGAGGG GTTTGTTGGTAAAGTAGCATATACGGGGAAGCATTGTTGGGTTTCCTATGATGATATTTTCGCTGGCAAAGCTAACTCGAAGTTAGTTCCCGAG TATCCGGAGGAATGGTTACTTCAGTTTGCATCAGGAATCAAG ACAATAGTGCTCGTACCTGTGCTTCCACATGGAGTTCTGCAGCTTGGTTCATTGGAGATG GTAGCTGAAGATTTGTCTATTCTTTCATGCATCAAAGATAGATTTGCCTGCAAGAACATTCACACCCAATTGACATCATCAGAAATATCAAGTCCTTTCGAGAAGTTAGAAGCGTCTTCAAGTGCATTGATGGGCCCACTGAACTCTAAAGATTCAAATGCTGTTAACAGTGTTGAACCAAATAAGCTTTTAGCTTTAGATCATATTGTGCCACTGTTAAGTATTCAGAATGAATTCAAG AAAGAACTAGGAGCAGCGTTTGAAAGACAGAGCTGTGAGTATTTGTGGGAGTCATCTTTTTTGAGTGAGGATCTATTTAGAGATCACGTTGATGGCATTGAACCGTCATTGTCTGTAAGAGGAGGTGATGCAGAGTATCTGTTGCAAGCTGTGGTGGGCCATGTATATGATGGTTCTATTGATATTCCTAATAGATATACTCATCTCATGGCATCTACTGGACAGCTTCCTGTATCTTCTCGACCTCAAAGTGTAAAGAGTGATTCAACTCCATCGAGCAGACTTACATCTCCTTCTGTTGGTGGGGCCAAATGTAATGCTAGTTCTAAAATATTGACTTCTTTCAAGAGTACAGTAAGCATGTTAACTGATGCTGAGAATCTGAGAAAAGATGGCTATTACACACAATCTAGAAAAGGAAAAAAGCAGTCCAGCGTCAGCAAAAAAAGGGCTAGACCTGGTGATAACCCAAGGCCAAGGCCAAGGGATAGGCAGATGATCCAGGATCGGCTTAAGGAGCTTCGAGAACTTGTTCCAAATGGTGCTAAG TATAGCATTGATGCTCTCTTGGACCAAACTGTTAAACACATGCTGTATTTGAGGAGTGTTACCAACCAAGCTGAGAAATTGAGGCAATGGGTGCATCGTGAG GTATCTGATCTCAAGAATACAAGGTCATCTCAAACCAAAGATGATTACCAAACTGGAACAAGCTGGGCTTTTGAGATTGGAGATGAACAGAAAGTATGCCCCATCGTTGTGGAAGATCTTCCATATCCAGGACACTTGCTCATAGAG ATGCTTTGCAATGAGTACGGTATGTTTCTTGAGATTGCTCAGGTGATTAGAAGCTTTAACTTAACAATCTTGAAGGGTGTTACGGAGAGCTGTTCAAACAATACATGGGCTCATTTCATTGTGGAG ACTTCTAGTGGCTTTCACAGACTGGATATTTTCTGGCCTTTGATGAACCTTTTACAGCGTCAAAGAAACCCTGTTTCAAGCAAGAGTGAACGATGA
- the LOC107891072 gene encoding transcription factor EMB1444 isoform X2 translates to MANTALRQLLKSFCTNSLWKYAVLWRLRHRSPMVLTWEDGYCVYPIPRKSVESFSTDVYSNSENIPSHFEMSIRDGRYGEGYPIGLLVDHMPHLKYAWGEGFVGKVAYTGKHCWVSYDDIFAGKANSKLVPEYPEEWLLQFASGIKTIVLVPVLPHGVLQLGSLEMVAEDLSILSCIKDRFACKNIHTQLTSSEISSPFEKLEASSSALMGPLNSKDSNAVNSVEPNKLLALDHIVPLLSIQNEFKVPGIILPEILESESENRISVPPVSLSELPSPLSQSVSVDQLAIGESELFGFYCLKEELQAYPECNAYRVGECGEILDEVMNPYPAGYFLEPLDIDDADFLNFPNECELQKELGAAFERQSCEYLWESSFLSEDLFRDHVDGIEPSLSVRGGDAEYLLQAVVGHVYDGSIDIPNRYTHLMASTGQLPVSSRPQSVKSDSTPSSRLTSPSVGGAKCNASSKILTSFKSTVSMLTDAENLRKDGYYTQSRKGKKQSSVSKKRARPGDNPRPRPRDRQMIQDRLKELRELVPNGAKYSIDALLDQTVKHMLYLRSVTNQAEKLRQWVHREEFQIHRYLISRIQGHLKPKMITKLEQAGLLRLEMNRKYAPSLWKIFHIQDTCS, encoded by the exons ATGGCGAATACTGCTTTAAGGCAGTTGTTGAAGAGTTTTTGCACTAATTCACTTTGGAAATATGCTGTGCTTTGGAGGCTCAGGCACCGAAGCCCCAT GGTTTTGACCTGGGAAGATGGGTATTGTGTTTATCCAATACCAAGAAAATCTGTGGAAAGTTTCTCAACTGATGTTTATTCTAACAGTGAGAATATCCCATCACACTTTGAAATGAGCATCCGTGATGGCCGTTATGGAGAAGGATACCCAATTGGCCTGTTGGTGGATCATATGCCGCATCTTAAATATGCATGGGGAGAGGG GTTTGTTGGTAAAGTAGCATATACGGGGAAGCATTGTTGGGTTTCCTATGATGATATTTTCGCTGGCAAAGCTAACTCGAAGTTAGTTCCCGAG TATCCGGAGGAATGGTTACTTCAGTTTGCATCAGGAATCAAG ACAATAGTGCTCGTACCTGTGCTTCCACATGGAGTTCTGCAGCTTGGTTCATTGGAGATG GTAGCTGAAGATTTGTCTATTCTTTCATGCATCAAAGATAGATTTGCCTGCAAGAACATTCACACCCAATTGACATCATCAGAAATATCAAGTCCTTTCGAGAAGTTAGAAGCGTCTTCAAGTGCATTGATGGGCCCACTGAACTCTAAAGATTCAAATGCTGTTAACAGTGTTGAACCAAATAAGCTTTTAGCTTTAGATCATATTGTGCCACTGTTAAGTATTCAGAATGAATTCAAGGTGCCTGGAATAATTCTCCCTGAGATTTTAGAAAGTGAGAGTGAGAATAGGATTAGTGTCCCACCAGTTAGCCTTAGTGAATTACCGTCACCACTAAGCCAATCTGTAAGTGTTGATCAGCTTGCAATAGGGGAGAGTGAACTGTTTGGTTTCTATTGCCTTAAGGAGGAATTGCAAGCTTATCCTGAATGTAATGCTTACAGAGTGGGAGAGTGCGGAGAAATCTTAGATGAAGTTATGAATCCTTACCCTGCTGGATACTTTCTTGAACCACTTGATATTGATGATGCCGATTTCCTTAATTTTCCCAATGAATGTGAATTGCAGAAAGAACTAGGAGCAGCGTTTGAAAGACAGAGCTGTGAGTATTTGTGGGAGTCATCTTTTTTGAGTGAGGATCTATTTAGAGATCACGTTGATGGCATTGAACCGTCATTGTCTGTAAGAGGAGGTGATGCAGAGTATCTGTTGCAAGCTGTGGTGGGCCATGTATATGATGGTTCTATTGATATTCCTAATAGATATACTCATCTCATGGCATCTACTGGACAGCTTCCTGTATCTTCTCGACCTCAAAGTGTAAAGAGTGATTCAACTCCATCGAGCAGACTTACATCTCCTTCTGTTGGTGGGGCCAAATGTAATGCTAGTTCTAAAATATTGACTTCTTTCAAGAGTACAGTAAGCATGTTAACTGATGCTGAGAATCTGAGAAAAGATGGCTATTACACACAATCTAGAAAAGGAAAAAAGCAGTCCAGCGTCAGCAAAAAAAGGGCTAGACCTGGTGATAACCCAAGGCCAAGGCCAAGGGATAGGCAGATGATCCAGGATCGGCTTAAGGAGCTTCGAGAACTTGTTCCAAATGGTGCTAAG TATAGCATTGATGCTCTCTTGGACCAAACTGTTAAACACATGCTGTATTTGAGGAGTGTTACCAACCAAGCTGAGAAATTGAGGCAATGGGTGCATCGTGAG GAATTTCAAATTCACAGGTATCTGATCTCAAGAATACAAGGTCATCTCAAACCAAAGATGATTACCAAACTGGAACAAGCTGGGCTTTTGAGATTGGAGATGAACAGAAAGTATGCCCCATCGTTGTGGAAGATCTTCCATATCCAGGACACTTGCTCATAG